The following proteins are co-located in the Patescibacteria group bacterium genome:
- a CDS encoding N-6 DNA methylase, producing MNTETKRHIDAARQVLVGVVPNPTSQIDQITNALIYKFMDDMDQAAIKAGGDPSFFVGELERYAWTRLMDQRMGNQERMNLYSEALLKFSEAKQLPELFRGIFKSAFLPYRSPEVLGLFLNEINYFDYSHSEELGNAYEYLLSIMSSQGDAGQFRTPRHIIDFIVDVVNPTKDDKVLDPACGTGGFLVSSYRHILEQHDGKDDPEKKEKPLTPDEKRKLMNNFEGYDIDPGMVRIAQVNTYLHQFKNPKIFQYDSLSSDERWNDKFDVILANPPFMSPKGGIKPHTKFGVQSNRAEVLFVDYIMSHLRPGGRAGVIVPEGVIFQSGSAYKQLRKNLVEDGLFAVVSLPGGVFNPYAGVKTSILFFDVTLAKTLNEIVFIKIENDGFDLGATRRPIGKNDLPASVNILREWTKGKKAQDAHVIYVEKTDIAKNDDYNLSADRYRVAMDHSNVKWPMVELGEVLDYEQPTKYLVESVDYKDEYLTPVLTAGKTFVLGHTNETTGIFREGLPVIIFDDFTTATKFVDFPFKVKSSAMKILHTKKELANIRYVYYVMQNIPFTPGEHKRYWISQYSKFKIPLPSLEFQEQIVAELSGYAGIIAGAKQIAQNWKPKIDIGLEWEKVKISEVCKIERGASPRPIDKFITESSDGFNWVKIGDTKNADKYITHTAERVTKEGAEKSRKVVVGDFVLSNSMSFGRPYIMKIDGYIHDGWLRLTEDAKKIGKDFLYYILSSDIVVEQFENAATGGVVRNLNSEIVRNVIIPLPPLVIQKQIVEKIEAERVLMESAKKLIEIYEQKTKETIAKLWSD from the coding sequence ATGAATACCGAAACAAAACGCCACATTGATGCTGCTCGCCAGGTTTTGGTAGGCGTAGTGCCAAATCCAACATCTCAAATTGACCAGATCACCAACGCACTTATCTATAAGTTCATGGATGACATGGATCAGGCTGCTATTAAGGCTGGCGGAGATCCGTCCTTCTTCGTGGGTGAGCTCGAGCGTTACGCTTGGACGCGCCTCATGGATCAACGTATGGGCAACCAGGAGCGCATGAATCTCTATTCTGAAGCGCTTCTGAAGTTTTCTGAGGCGAAACAGCTACCAGAATTATTTCGTGGAATCTTTAAGTCCGCTTTTTTGCCATACAGATCGCCTGAAGTTCTCGGTTTGTTTTTGAATGAAATTAACTATTTTGATTATTCGCATTCCGAAGAACTTGGTAACGCATACGAATACCTTCTTTCGATCATGTCTAGCCAGGGTGATGCCGGCCAGTTTCGCACGCCGCGTCACATTATCGATTTCATTGTAGATGTAGTTAACCCAACCAAAGATGATAAGGTCCTCGATCCTGCCTGTGGAACGGGTGGATTTTTGGTGAGCTCGTATAGGCACATTTTAGAGCAACACGATGGTAAGGATGACCCAGAAAAGAAAGAGAAACCGCTTACTCCAGACGAGAAGCGCAAGCTGATGAATAATTTTGAGGGTTACGATATAGATCCTGGAATGGTTCGTATTGCCCAGGTAAATACATACCTCCACCAATTTAAGAATCCAAAGATTTTCCAGTATGACTCTCTTTCCAGCGACGAGCGTTGGAACGATAAGTTCGATGTGATCTTAGCTAACCCACCATTCATGTCTCCAAAAGGCGGGATTAAGCCGCATACTAAATTTGGAGTTCAATCTAACCGTGCGGAGGTGCTTTTCGTCGATTACATCATGAGCCACTTGCGACCAGGCGGCCGGGCGGGCGTGATTGTGCCAGAAGGGGTCATCTTTCAGTCGGGTAGCGCGTATAAACAACTAAGAAAGAATCTGGTAGAAGATGGTCTTTTTGCTGTCGTGAGTCTTCCCGGTGGTGTATTTAATCCATACGCCGGCGTCAAAACAAGCATCCTTTTCTTTGACGTGACTTTGGCCAAAACGCTCAATGAAATAGTATTTATTAAGATAGAAAACGATGGATTCGACCTCGGTGCTACTCGTAGACCCATCGGCAAGAACGATCTACCTGCATCCGTCAATATCTTGAGAGAATGGACCAAGGGAAAGAAAGCTCAAGATGCGCACGTTATTTATGTAGAAAAAACGGACATAGCGAAGAATGATGATTACAATCTCTCCGCGGATCGATATCGGGTCGCTATGGATCACTCGAACGTAAAATGGCCGATGGTAGAATTGGGCGAGGTTCTGGACTACGAGCAGCCCACTAAGTATTTGGTCGAATCCGTTGATTATAAAGATGAATATCTGACCCCCGTTCTCACTGCAGGGAAGACGTTTGTATTGGGCCACACCAACGAGACGACGGGTATTTTTCGTGAGGGGTTGCCAGTGATAATATTTGATGATTTTACAACCGCAACTAAATTTGTCGATTTTCCGTTCAAGGTGAAGTCTTCCGCAATGAAGATACTACACACAAAAAAAGAGTTGGCGAACATACGCTATGTCTATTACGTAATGCAGAATATCCCGTTTACTCCCGGTGAGCACAAGCGATACTGGATATCTCAATATTCTAAATTCAAGATTCCTCTTCCTTCCCTCGAATTTCAAGAGCAAATCGTGGCGGAGTTGAGCGGCTACGCAGGTATCATAGCTGGCGCGAAACAAATCGCTCAAAATTGGAAACCAAAAATTGACATCGGTTTAGAGTGGGAGAAGGTAAAAATCAGCGAAGTTTGTAAAATCGAAAGAGGGGCATCGCCGCGCCCGATAGATAAGTTTATAACAGAGAGCTCAGATGGATTTAATTGGGTAAAAATTGGGGATACAAAAAATGCTGATAAATATATTACTCATACGGCGGAGAGAGTGACAAAGGAGGGCGCAGAAAAATCTCGTAAAGTCGTTGTTGGTGATTTTGTACTTTCAAACTCAATGAGTTTTGGGCGTCCATATATAATGAAAATTGACGGATATATTCATGACGGTTGGTTGCGCTTAACCGAAGACGCTAAGAAGATCGGAAAAGATTTTCTGTACTACATTCTGAGTTCAGATATTGTGGTGGAACAATTCGAGAACGCCGCTACGGGTGGGGTAGTTAGAAATCTTAATTCCGAGATCGTTAGAAATGTAATAATCCCTCTTCCACCTCTTGTCATCCAAAAACAAATAGTGGAAAAAATCGAGGCTGAGCGTGTGCTCATGGAATCTGCCAAGAAACTGATTGAGATTTACGAGCAAAAAACTAAAGAAACGATCGCGAAGCTTTGGAGCGATTGA
- a CDS encoding DUF3892 domain-containing protein yields MTDIKGNQDGPGGRNETYKIGSRREVPRVQAVREVKAGTHDGAHVVKINGREYVRDNPDSSKRDNVNQR; encoded by the coding sequence ATGACAGACATCAAAGGGAACCAGGACGGACCCGGCGGTCGAAACGAAACGTATAAAATCGGTTCGCGCCGTGAAGTCCCCCGAGTGCAGGCAGTACGAGAGGTAAAGGCCGGAACACACGACGGAGCTCATGTGGTCAAAATCAATGGCCGGGAGTACGTTCGTGACAATCCGGACAGCTCCAAGCGTGACAACGTCAACCAACGTTAA
- the pheT gene encoding phenylalanine--tRNA ligase subunit beta: MNILASYNWIREYLNTTLSADEFAKELSLKSMSVEKIDALWGKFEHMVVGVIKEIKAHPNANKLRIAVTDIGEKTVEVVCGGSNLEVGQRVFVALPGAKVKWHGEGELVTLAEVEIRGVKSIGMICAAAEVGFDKIPAGEHEIWDLSKVTDAKAGTPIVEALELNDTIFDIEVTTNRPDCMSIVGLAREGSASTDGQFTFAPLLLSKEESEEVQGFRVSINSKKCPRYMAAVVKNVKVGPSPWWLQKKLLLAGHRPINNIVDITNLVLHELGQPMHAFDASKIRGNQIVIRDAQKGEKLKALDGKEYELSKTNLIIADQEGPMAVAGVMGGEASSTTNETTTVVFEAAAFDAVSVRRTARDLNLYSDSQLVFEKGLSTEALPIAMARALELVQQLAGGTVEGLSDTRHEKEKAYKPRVYKTSTKKIRSRIGVDISDEQIEKILTKLGFMLTKKGHIITATVPFWRDHDIESEVDLTEEVARIYGYHNMPSTLPAVTPPPAVNDVAVVWERKLKRVLASLGYTEFFGVSLIDGKDLERYGITPLDAVKLLNPLAEDLSYLRPTLVPSILRDIEKNQATSPSARIFELSRVHLLSNLQPATSNLPLEQYRLVIADYGYDNSEAAFMRLKGTLERLGKETGVAFSLTRVQDTPRYHPSRAADIHAEINGVRTLVGMMGEVAPAYERAFGLEKQVFLIDLDLEALLPHLKKALRYELLSAFPASRRDLSFMLNERTAYDEIAAAVAGPLLTDISLTDIYRGAGVESGKKSLTLSLTFSANDRTLTSDEVENEIKRITTALEGKFGAALRG, encoded by the coding sequence ATGAACATCCTCGCCTCTTACAATTGGATCCGCGAATACTTGAACACCACGCTTTCTGCGGATGAGTTTGCTAAAGAACTCTCGCTCAAGTCCATGTCCGTCGAAAAAATCGACGCTCTTTGGGGCAAATTTGAACACATGGTGGTCGGCGTTATCAAGGAGATCAAAGCGCACCCCAATGCGAACAAACTTCGCATTGCGGTGACGGATATTGGCGAGAAGACTGTCGAAGTTGTGTGTGGCGGATCGAATCTTGAAGTTGGCCAGCGCGTGTTCGTAGCGCTCCCGGGCGCAAAGGTTAAGTGGCATGGTGAGGGCGAACTGGTCACGCTCGCCGAGGTTGAAATCCGTGGAGTAAAGAGCATTGGCATGATTTGCGCGGCAGCCGAAGTCGGTTTCGACAAGATTCCCGCTGGCGAACATGAGATTTGGGATCTTTCGAAAGTAACCGACGCAAAAGCCGGCACGCCGATTGTCGAAGCACTTGAACTCAATGACACCATTTTTGATATCGAGGTAACTACAAATCGCCCCGACTGCATGAGCATCGTCGGTCTCGCCCGCGAAGGTTCAGCCTCGACCGATGGTCAGTTCACTTTCGCTCCTCTCCTCCTTTCCAAGGAGGAGTCGGAGGAGGTTCAGGGTTTCAGGGTCTCGATCAACTCCAAAAAGTGTCCACGCTACATGGCAGCCGTGGTAAAAAACGTAAAAGTCGGCCCATCACCGTGGTGGCTTCAGAAGAAATTGTTGCTCGCTGGTCATCGGCCGATTAATAACATTGTTGACATCACAAACTTGGTCTTGCATGAGCTCGGCCAGCCGATGCACGCCTTTGACGCAAGCAAAATCCGCGGTAATCAGATTGTGATTCGTGACGCGCAGAAGGGGGAGAAGCTCAAAGCCCTCGATGGCAAGGAATACGAACTTTCAAAGACAAACCTCATCATTGCTGACCAAGAAGGACCGATGGCCGTGGCTGGTGTCATGGGCGGGGAAGCGAGCTCGACCACGAACGAAACGACGACGGTTGTTTTCGAGGCAGCCGCTTTTGATGCCGTCTCTGTTCGCAGAACCGCACGCGACCTGAACCTTTACTCTGACTCTCAGTTAGTCTTCGAAAAAGGTTTGTCCACGGAGGCGTTGCCAATTGCCATGGCGCGCGCACTTGAGCTTGTACAACAACTCGCTGGCGGTACCGTCGAAGGACTGTCAGACACGCGCCACGAAAAAGAGAAGGCGTATAAACCTCGCGTGTACAAGACGTCTACGAAGAAGATTCGCTCAAGAATCGGCGTTGATATTTCGGACGAACAGATCGAGAAGATTCTGACGAAGCTCGGCTTCATGCTGACGAAGAAAGGCCACATCATCACGGCCACCGTTCCATTCTGGCGTGATCACGACATTGAGTCCGAGGTTGATCTCACCGAAGAAGTTGCGCGCATCTACGGCTACCACAACATGCCGAGCACGTTGCCTGCCGTGACGCCTCCTCCAGCAGTTAATGACGTTGCAGTCGTTTGGGAACGCAAACTGAAGCGCGTTCTTGCATCTCTTGGTTATACCGAGTTCTTCGGCGTTTCGCTCATTGACGGCAAGGACTTGGAACGCTACGGCATCACCCCGCTTGATGCAGTTAAGCTGCTCAACCCGCTTGCCGAAGACTTGAGCTACCTGCGCCCCACGCTAGTTCCCTCGATTCTTCGGGATATCGAAAAGAACCAGGCTACCTCTCCTTCGGCTCGTATTTTCGAACTCTCTCGCGTGCATCTCCTCTCTAACCTGCAACCCGCAACCAGCAACCTACCTCTCGAACAGTATCGTTTAGTTATCGCCGACTACGGCTACGACAACTCCGAGGCCGCTTTTATGCGCCTCAAGGGCACGCTCGAACGCCTCGGCAAAGAAACCGGCGTCGCCTTCTCGCTCACCCGCGTACAGGACACTCCACGCTATCACCCCAGCCGCGCTGCGGACATTCATGCCGAGATTAACGGCGTCCGCACCCTTGTTGGCATGATGGGGGAAGTTGCGCCTGCCTACGAACGTGCTTTCGGACTTGAGAAGCAGGTCTTCCTTATCGACCTAGACCTCGAAGCCCTTCTGCCGCATCTCAAAAAAGCTCTCCGCTACGAACTCCTCAGTGCCTTCCCAGCTTCTCGACGAGACTTGTCTTTCATGTTGAACGAACGCACCGCCTACGACGAAATCGCCGCCGCTGTCGCTGGCCCGTTACTCACCGACATCTCGCTGACTGACATTTACCGCGGCGCAGGAGTCGAGTCCGGTAAGAAGTCGTTGACCCTTTCTCTGACCTTTTCGGCTAATGATCGAACACTGACGAGCGACGAGGTAGAAAATGAAATTAAGCGCATCACGACGGCTCTCGAAGGCAAATTCGGTGCGGCGTTGAGGGGGTAG
- a CDS encoding DEAD/DEAH box helicase family protein, whose translation MANAKEAKARIKINKLLEESGWRFEDDKKKGRANIQLEPGVKYADLGDDFEYEAHGFIDFLLLDKDGRPLVVVEAKKESVDPLSAKEQARNYARNVGARFIILSNGNIHYFWDTKQGNPDTISRFPTQDSITQYEKYTPNPDELAKTLVDGNYVVDTQMPGFFKDPAFKDAETRSEFLRNNNLKQLRPYQVQAIKALQESAKEGKQRFLFEMATGTGKTLISAAVIKLFLKSGNARRVLFLVDRIELEDQAQKAFSQYLGKDFRSVIYKESRDSWQNASVVVSTIQSFMAGDRYKKEFSPTDFELVISDEAHRSIGGNSRAVFEYFVGYKLGLTATPKDYLKGVDAEDADTQREYERRVLLSTYKTFGCESGEPTFRYDLLSGVKDGYLINPVIVDARTEITTELLSEKGYSVHTAAESGETVDETYSAKHYERKFFNEETNIAMCKAFVDNGIFDPVAEKLGVQLFGKSIVFCVSQKHAARVTNILNRLAFEKWPKQYGESDFAMQVTSQVQDAQQMTINFANNRLGGHAKEPEGYDTGKTRVVVTVGMMTTGYDCQDLLNIGLMRPVFSPADFVQIKGRGTRTYLFEHKDYKDSDVIAVAKDKFKFFDFFATCEYFEKEFKYDEKIKLPVVKKAEEKKTATGKELAQGEFVDENGKKIFKGIVDLATSDELATISETPVGEEGMRIDREGFKRAVEEDVLGNETLKNLWSNGDTEGAEDFAKKQIFDKPKYFLNLDKIRKIFGVDRRITVREFLQVAFGEKDTFEMKDDVLESEWQKFMDIYEVDQEHYQPTKNFFKAYIVDEEVRDIVKQNKPAEFNVRGSFDFDDYQKLNGFKTTVPQYVRDYAYQLTNLG comes from the coding sequence ATGGCAAATGCAAAAGAGGCTAAGGCTAGAATAAAGATTAACAAACTCCTCGAAGAATCAGGCTGGCGGTTTGAGGATGATAAGAAGAAGGGCAGGGCGAATATTCAGCTGGAGCCAGGCGTGAAATACGCTGATCTTGGCGATGATTTTGAGTATGAGGCTCATGGTTTTATAGATTTTCTTCTTTTAGATAAAGACGGTAGGCCATTAGTTGTGGTTGAGGCTAAAAAAGAGTCTGTTGATCCTTTGTCAGCAAAAGAACAGGCGAGGAATTATGCTCGGAATGTTGGAGCGAGATTTATCATTCTTTCAAATGGGAATATTCACTATTTTTGGGATACAAAGCAAGGAAATCCTGATACTATTTCTCGTTTTCCCACTCAGGATTCCATTACACAATATGAGAAATACACCCCGAATCCTGACGAACTAGCAAAAACGTTAGTTGATGGGAACTATGTAGTAGATACGCAGATGCCTGGATTTTTTAAGGATCCAGCATTTAAGGATGCGGAAACGCGAAGCGAATTTTTGAGAAATAATAATCTTAAACAGCTTCGTCCGTATCAAGTACAGGCAATCAAGGCGTTGCAAGAGTCAGCCAAGGAGGGAAAACAAAGATTCTTGTTTGAAATGGCGACGGGTACCGGCAAGACACTTATTTCTGCGGCGGTTATTAAGCTTTTCCTGAAATCTGGCAATGCTCGTCGTGTTTTATTCTTAGTGGACAGAATCGAGCTTGAGGACCAGGCGCAGAAGGCATTTTCTCAGTATCTTGGAAAGGATTTTAGAAGTGTTATCTATAAAGAGAGCCGTGATTCTTGGCAGAATGCGAGTGTAGTGGTTTCGACCATTCAATCTTTCATGGCAGGTGATCGGTATAAGAAAGAATTTTCACCCACAGATTTTGAGCTAGTGATTTCTGACGAAGCTCACCGTTCAATTGGTGGTAATAGTCGGGCAGTATTCGAATACTTTGTTGGCTATAAGCTCGGTTTAACCGCGACTCCGAAGGACTACTTAAAGGGCGTAGACGCTGAGGACGCGGATACTCAGCGTGAATATGAGCGACGTGTGCTTTTAAGCACGTACAAGACCTTCGGCTGCGAATCCGGCGAGCCTACATTTAGATATGATTTGTTGTCTGGTGTAAAAGATGGGTATTTGATTAATCCCGTGATAGTAGACGCAAGAACGGAAATCACGACTGAGTTGTTGTCGGAAAAAGGGTATAGCGTTCACACTGCAGCTGAAAGTGGAGAAACGGTCGACGAGACATATAGCGCAAAGCACTACGAGCGAAAGTTTTTCAACGAAGAAACGAATATTGCCATGTGTAAGGCATTTGTTGATAACGGCATCTTTGATCCAGTGGCAGAAAAATTGGGCGTTCAATTATTCGGCAAGTCCATTGTCTTTTGTGTCTCACAGAAACATGCAGCGCGAGTCACTAATATTCTCAATAGATTAGCGTTTGAAAAGTGGCCAAAACAATACGGAGAATCTGATTTTGCCATGCAGGTTACTTCTCAGGTGCAAGATGCACAACAAATGACCATTAATTTTGCGAATAACCGCCTCGGCGGTCATGCAAAGGAGCCGGAGGGATATGATACGGGCAAGACACGCGTTGTTGTTACTGTCGGCATGATGACCACGGGATACGACTGTCAGGATCTTCTCAACATTGGTCTAATGCGTCCGGTTTTTAGTCCGGCAGATTTTGTTCAGATAAAGGGACGTGGAACTAGAACATATTTGTTTGAACATAAGGATTATAAAGACAGTGATGTTATCGCGGTAGCTAAAGACAAGTTTAAGTTTTTCGATTTCTTTGCCACGTGCGAGTATTTTGAAAAAGAATTCAAGTACGACGAGAAGATCAAGCTTCCGGTAGTTAAGAAGGCAGAGGAGAAAAAGACCGCAACGGGTAAGGAATTAGCGCAGGGAGAATTTGTAGATGAGAATGGCAAGAAGATATTTAAGGGGATCGTGGATTTGGCCACTTCTGACGAGCTGGCCACTATTTCGGAGACTCCAGTCGGTGAGGAAGGCATGCGAATTGATCGTGAAGGTTTTAAGCGTGCTGTTGAGGAAGATGTGCTAGGCAATGAAACGCTTAAGAATCTCTGGAGTAATGGCGACACCGAAGGCGCCGAGGATTTTGCGAAAAAGCAGATTTTCGACAAGCCAAAATACTTCCTTAACCTTGATAAGATCCGTAAAATTTTCGGTGTTGATCGCCGGATCACCGTTCGAGAGTTTTTGCAGGTAGCATTTGGTGAAAAAGATACATTCGAGATGAAGGATGACGTTCTGGAGTCAGAGTGGCAGAAGTTCATGGATATTTATGAAGTAGACCAGGAACACTACCAACCAACCAAAAACTTCTTTAAGGCGTATATTGTGGACGAAGAGGTTCGCGACATTGTAAAGCAGAACAAGCCGGCCGAATTTAATGTTCGTGGTTCATTTGATTTCGATGACTATCAAAAACTTAACGGGTTCAAAACTACAGTTCCGCAATATGTCCGTGACTACGCTTATCAGCTAACCAATTTAGGATAA
- the pheS gene encoding phenylalanine--tRNA ligase subunit alpha, producing MINRLQELETECLKAFSTIANAEELEASRVAFLGRKGRLADIMSDLPSLSNEEKRAAGQKANEVKAAIEGAFEAAKARLDATESASRAEKEWLDISLPGTEPAVGHLHITSQAIEEISDIFSRIGFVRARHPEIDWDYYAFESLNMPKDHPARDDWETFFVASTTDGRQPTTATGEKGKIVLTPHTSNAQVREMEKGQLPIRMINIGKCYRRQSTPRHLSMFHQFEGLVIDKTATVTELKGVCDYFAKQFFGEGRVTRLRPYHFRFTEPSFELDISCGMCEGTGLVAGVKCKLCKAGWLELGGAGMVHPNVLKAGGLDPKEYQGFAFGWGVERTAMMRSGLNIDDIRIMYKNDLRFLEQF from the coding sequence ATGATCAACCGACTACAAGAACTTGAAACCGAGTGCCTCAAAGCATTTTCGACAATCGCGAACGCGGAAGAACTTGAGGCTTCCAGAGTTGCGTTCCTTGGCCGAAAGGGAAGACTGGCGGACATCATGTCTGACTTGCCAAGCTTATCGAACGAAGAAAAGAGAGCTGCCGGACAGAAGGCCAATGAAGTGAAAGCTGCCATAGAGGGAGCTTTCGAGGCCGCAAAGGCGAGACTGGACGCCACGGAGTCTGCTTCACGTGCAGAAAAAGAATGGCTGGACATTTCTTTGCCAGGAACCGAGCCCGCTGTCGGCCATCTCCATATTACGAGCCAGGCGATCGAGGAAATTTCCGATATTTTTTCGCGCATCGGCTTTGTCCGCGCTCGTCATCCCGAGATCGATTGGGATTATTACGCGTTCGAGTCGCTCAACATGCCAAAGGATCATCCGGCTCGTGATGATTGGGAAACATTTTTTGTCGCCTCGACGACCGACGGCCGACAACCAACAACCGCGACAGGCGAAAAAGGCAAGATTGTATTAACTCCACACACAAGTAACGCACAGGTACGCGAGATGGAGAAAGGCCAGTTGCCAATTCGCATGATCAACATCGGCAAATGCTATCGTCGACAATCCACACCTCGTCATCTCTCGATGTTCCACCAGTTCGAAGGTTTAGTTATCGACAAAACCGCGACCGTCACGGAACTCAAGGGCGTTTGCGATTACTTCGCAAAACAATTCTTCGGCGAAGGGCGCGTTACCCGTTTGCGTCCATATCATTTCCGCTTTACCGAGCCGAGCTTTGAACTCGACATTTCTTGCGGTATGTGCGAAGGCACAGGACTTGTCGCTGGTGTGAAATGTAAGCTTTGTAAAGCTGGTTGGCTTGAACTCGGCGGCGCCGGCATGGTGCATCCGAATGTTTTGAAAGCCGGCGGACTTGATCCCAAAGAGTATCAAGGTTTTGCCTTCGGTTGGGGAGTTGAGCGCACCGCTATGATGCGTTCCGGTTTAAACATCGACGACATCCGCATCATGTATAAGAATGATTTGAGGTTTCTTGAACAGTTTTAG
- a CDS encoding M48 family metallopeptidase encodes MPLPLFTLKRHPRSRGVRIRIRIGADGQCTVTAHKRVPVWMINQFVEQKSAWIQEHVAKAKSRPQSLLHGGTKADYTRLKVRALELAHARLEYFNAVYKLTYKKVSIRNQKTRWGSCTSNGALSFNYRIVQLSAEQVDYIVVHELCHLAQMNHSVKFWRLVEKTIPDHKRLRATIRNAK; translated from the coding sequence ATGCCCCTCCCTCTCTTCACCTTAAAACGCCACCCCCGCTCCCGAGGCGTTCGTATTCGTATTCGTATTGGGGCTGATGGGCAGTGTACGGTCACGGCGCATAAACGAGTCCCCGTCTGGATGATCAACCAATTTGTAGAGCAAAAGTCCGCTTGGATCCAAGAACACGTCGCCAAAGCCAAAAGCAGGCCGCAGAGTTTGCTTCATGGGGGTACGAAGGCGGATTACACTCGCCTAAAAGTACGCGCGCTTGAGCTGGCGCATGCAAGGCTCGAATATTTCAATGCAGTCTACAAGCTCACCTACAAAAAAGTTTCTATTCGCAATCAAAAAACCCGCTGGGGCAGTTGTACAAGTAATGGGGCGTTGAGTTTTAATTATCGGATCGTGCAACTGTCGGCGGAACAGGTTGATTACATCGTTGTTCATGAACTCTGCCACCTGGCGCAGATGAATCACTCGGTGAAGTTTTGGAGGTTGGTTGAGAAAACTATTCCAGACCACAAACGACTCCGAGCGACGATTAGGAACGCAAAGTAA
- a CDS encoding AAA family ATPase: MLSKLSISGYKNIKASSFEITKLKKVNYLIGKNGAGKSSVLELIMMAFNSQYYNRSDANIDEAFGDPLEVFHPDFNFSYSYDEPEGIGNTVNVHLDPSLIKNGKAVMQKAEGGATTLPLGDIARYFDFSDTRRTLPHKEGLAINLDKLPSFILERDLRDFINRHRYTNSPVTNVMRSAAGVESIQLLLEDGSRINLKALSSGQIRLISIYFNLQKLINDLESYKRNDRPEVPNYFHIICIEEPETSLHPEYQKLVPKILNDLSSVNNAMFFVTTHSPFIVSKSGSFPRDQKVYLIDGGQTVDEHGNPGKGNDGFDDQSVNYIAAKMVGADETDFGYVENYCLLEEASLQKLLDALKKKGIVKNWGFISAAGANNVPLFAEHIRRFNTEQTLLKCNPFYYDKYSIIIDSPTDPEYQNTPEYKKMQKMNVDIAAKRFVVLSRKQIEDYYDNEMKNDFDAELSGCSVDHRINYPEGIIKDKYAHLVAKQIIDHADPRSEFKRIFDNELDFLLTGEKTQ, translated from the coding sequence ATGTTGAGCAAATTAAGTATCTCTGGGTATAAAAATATCAAGGCTTCATCATTTGAAATTACAAAATTAAAGAAGGTCAATTATTTAATTGGAAAAAACGGCGCAGGAAAAAGCTCGGTTCTCGAATTGATCATGATGGCTTTTAATTCCCAATATTACAATCGTAGTGACGCCAACATCGACGAGGCCTTTGGCGATCCTCTCGAAGTATTCCATCCAGACTTCAACTTCTCGTATTCATATGACGAGCCGGAAGGAATAGGCAATACAGTAAACGTGCATCTGGATCCCTCACTCATTAAAAATGGGAAAGCTGTTATGCAGAAGGCTGAAGGAGGGGCCACAACTCTCCCCCTAGGAGATATTGCCCGATATTTCGATTTCAGTGACACAAGACGAACGTTGCCCCACAAGGAGGGTCTCGCGATCAATCTTGATAAGTTGCCGAGTTTCATTTTAGAACGTGATCTAAGAGATTTCATTAATAGACATCGATACACCAACTCTCCCGTGACGAACGTAATGAGATCGGCAGCGGGCGTTGAATCAATTCAGTTACTTCTTGAAGATGGCTCTAGAATTAATCTCAAGGCATTGTCGTCTGGACAAATCCGCCTTATTTCGATTTATTTCAATTTGCAGAAATTGATCAATGATTTGGAGTCCTACAAAAGGAACGATAGACCGGAGGTCCCAAATTATTTTCACATCATCTGCATCGAGGAACCGGAAACATCTCTTCACCCTGAGTATCAAAAATTGGTTCCAAAAATCTTAAACGATTTATCATCAGTCAATAACGCAATGTTTTTCGTAACTACACATTCGCCATTTATTGTTTCGAAATCCGGAAGTTTTCCAAGAGATCAAAAGGTATATTTAATTGATGGCGGACAAACCGTAGACGAGCACGGTAATCCGGGGAAAGGCAACGACGGGTTCGATGATCAGAGCGTTAACTATATTGCTGCAAAGATGGTGGGGGCTGACGAGACGGATTTTGGCTACGTTGAAAATTATTGTCTTCTCGAGGAGGCTAGTCTTCAAAAATTGCTTGACGCATTAAAGAAGAAAGGGATCGTGAAGAATTGGGGGTTTATTTCAGCCGCAGGGGCAAATAATGTACCACTTTTTGCAGAACACATTCGAAGGTTCAACACCGAGCAGACACTCCTTAAGTGCAACCCATTTTACTACGATAAATACAGCATTATCATTGATAGCCCCACTGATCCTGAATACCAAAATACTCCCGAATACAAGAAGATGCAGAAGATGAACGTGGATATCGCGGCCAAACGTTTCGTTGTATTATCAAGGAAGCAGATTGAAGATTACTACGATAATGAAATGAAGAATGATTTCGATGCTGAACTTTCTGGATGCAGCGTAGATCACAGGATTAATTATCCTGAGGGAATAATTAAAGATAAATACGCCCATCTAGTTGCAAAACAGATTATTGATCATGCGGATCCACGATCGGAATTTAAAAGAATCTTTGACAACGAGTTAGACTTTTTACTCACAGGTGAGAAGACGCAGTAA